AGTGCTCACTTGTTAGGGTTGCTTTGTATGGAACGACTTTAGCTCGCCTCAATCCAAGTAGTCGCAGCGCCTTTATCTGCTCAGGCCAAATGCCTTCACCGCGCATACGGCTTCTTAAATTGGGATCATTAAGCTTACCTCCGCGCATGTCTTTAATACGAGAAACGATCTTTTCGTATTTATTGGGGAAATTTAGCTGAAGCCAATCTCGAAAGACATCCTTTACCGAATAGGGAAGGCGTATGGGAACGGTGTTAAACCAGAGAGCGCCAGCGCTTGCTGCAGATTCTATAATGGATGGTATTTCCTCGTCGTTAAGACCTGGAATAACCGGTGCTATCATGACGCCAACTGGTATCTCAGCAGCACGCAATTTCGAGACTGTCTCAAGACGTTGCCTTGGAGAGGCTGTTCTCGGCTCCATTAAACGTCCAAGTCTTGAATCAAGTGTCGTGATCGAAATATTGACAACGACGCACTGCCATTTTGCCAACTCGGCTAGCAGATCAATATCTCTTTGAATCAGTGCATTCTTGGTTATGAGCGCAACGGGCTGGCGTGCTGCACAAATTACCTCAAGGCACCCTCGAGTGATCTTCAGCGAGCGTTCGACTGGCTGATATGGATCAGTGACTCCGCTCATCGCGATGGGTTCCGGTTTCCAGCGTCTTGAACCAAGTGCCTTGCGGAGAAGTTCTGGTGCTTTCGGCTTAAACATTATTTTGGTTTCAAAATCCAATCCGGAAGAGAAGCCCAGATATTCATGAGTCGGGCGGGCGTAACAGTAAACACAGCCGTGTTCGCAGCCACGATAAGGATTCACACCAACAGAAAAGGGAATATCCGGACTGTTGTTTCGGCTGATAATGTCGCTGGTATGATCCTCGAAATAGCGCGTTTGGACTTTGTTGTTCGGGTCATGGATGCCTGAGTCAGGTTCTGGTATATATTCTGTCTGTTCAAAACGATTGCGGGGATTGGAGGCTATGCCGCGCCCGCGCGGAGGAGTTGGCTTGCTTGGTTGCATAGTAATTTGGTATACGTATGTATATGCTTCTGCAACTCTGAATGCTAAAAGATTTTCGCCGCCCATTTGCAACCCACGATAGAATTTATTGCTTAGGGAGGATTAAATTGAACTCAGCTTGACAAAGAATATGTCATTGCGTAACTATTTACGCAGCCTATCCTGATACTACTTTACGTTTATTTTGTATGCATTTCTAGAGGGCAAAATAACTCGAATACCCACATGAATATTCACTTTAAAACAACACGATGGATCTTAGTGTTCATTTTATCGCTATTCGCCTGGGAGGCTTTAGTTGCGAAACCATTATATGTTTCTGTCGATGGCAGTGACAGCCAATCTGGTAGTTTTGAGCAACCATACGAGACCATCCAGAAGGCTGTGGACATGGCAGAGCCAGGGACTGCTATTTTTGTGAGGGGAGGTGTCTATGGTGAGCGCATTGCCTGGAACACTTCTGGTATGAGTGATGCTCCGATTGTTTTGCGCAACTATCCAGGAGAGTCGGTTGCAATTGACGGTGGTGATTTGGTTGTTGGATCCGGGCTGGATCCCCTGCTTTTGATCGAAGGGCGATCGCATATCACCATTGAAGGGCTGGAAATTCGAAATTGGAAGACAGCGGTTGAAGGTCACCTTCCAGTAGGAGTCTTGATCAGGGCATCAGCAGATGGTCTCACTGGATGTGATGGGATTACACTAAAACGTCTCAAGATTCATGGAATCTGGCAAACCTTCGATAACGGGTCCAATAGCAATAATGGCAATTACTTTGGTTCAGATGCGCATGGTCTTGCGGTCTATGGCAACGGTAGCACCGCCGCATCGGTGATCAGTAATCTGTTAGTTCACCAATGCGAAGTCTATGATCTAAAACTTGGAACCTCAGAGGCATTGGTCTTGAATGGAAATATAAGCGATTTCGTTATATCGGATTCAGTTGTTCGAGACTGCAACAATATCGGGATTGATTTCATTGGTTTTGAAGGGACATCTTCCGTTGAAAGTTTGGATCAGGCGAGGAACGGCATCATCTCACGGTGTGAGGTTTATAATATCAGTACTCAGGGAAATCCAGGTTATCGGACAGGAGCGACAAGTTACTCATTCAGTGCGGGAGGTATTTACGTTGATGGTGGTCGGGATATTGTGATCGAAAATAATCGAATATATAATTGCAATATTGGTTGTGAAATTGCAAGTGAGCATGATGGTAAGCGGACGGAGCGCGTCACTTTTCGAAGTAATTTCGTTTACAATAACCGAGACTTCACTGGTTTGGCAATGGGTGGGTTTGCATCAACAGGGCGTGGAATAACCGCTGACTGCAAGATTCTAAATAACACTTTCTGGGGCAATGATTCTCACGGTTATAATGGTCAGATTCATCTGCAATGGGATGTCGTCGACTGTGTTTTTATGAATAACATTGTAGTGGCTAATCCTCAAACTGGAATTATGATTGGTGATCCGAGTAGTGGGAACACGCGGCATACGGGTAATATTTACAACTATAACGCTTATTACAATACTGGCGATCAGAGTTCGATTTGGAATCGTAATGGAGTTGGACGCAATTTTAGCCAGTGGAAAAACGATGTAGGCGGTGATGCTAATTCCACAGATGACGTTGATCCTCTGTTTGTTGATGCCGAGAATGCAGACTTGCATCTTCAGGACATTTCACCCTTGAGGAATGCCGGAAGTATGGTCGGCATTTATGTAGGCATATGGGATATTGATGGCGAAAATCGTGTTGCTGGATCTACAGTCGATATTGGCGCGGATGAAGTATCGAGCCAACTGGAAGTGCCTTTGCCGGAGGCATTCATTTTGCCACATGATGGTATTCTTTCAATCGAAGTGGATACTTTTGTGGCCTATCGTTACCAGATGAGGACATCAATTAACCCTGAAGGCACTTGGCATGATGTGACCGATGAAAGTATTTGGGGAAATGGGACACGCCAGGCATTTGATTTGCCAATTGAGTTGATCGGAGAGGCGCCACTCTTCTTTTCTATCAATGCATCATCATTGTGACGGCCTGTTACTGGCCAAACGGTAAGGCTTTACAGGATGCTATTTGATACACTAAATAGAATTATGTGGAAAATGATTGCTACGTTTAGTGTGTTTTTTCTGGTTGCATTTTTAACCAGGGCTGAGAATGTTTCTGAAAGCGAAGCGGAAGAAGTTTCCTACTGGGAAAAAGCGAAAAAGACGCTCGATGAAATTAAGACTGGAGATCGGGATATCACGGAAGATACCAAGAATTGGGTCATCGACGATGTTAAAAGAATAGGTGATTGGCAGTATCGTGTGATCAAGGTTAAAGCTTCCGATCCAGATGCAATTGAGAAAGAATTAAACGCATTAGGTGAGGAAAGGTGGGAGTGCTTCTTTGTTGAGCGTGTTGATGAGCATCTCATGTTTTACTTTAA
The Rubellicoccus peritrichatus DNA segment above includes these coding regions:
- a CDS encoding right-handed parallel beta-helix repeat-containing protein, giving the protein MNIHFKTTRWILVFILSLFAWEALVAKPLYVSVDGSDSQSGSFEQPYETIQKAVDMAEPGTAIFVRGGVYGERIAWNTSGMSDAPIVLRNYPGESVAIDGGDLVVGSGLDPLLLIEGRSHITIEGLEIRNWKTAVEGHLPVGVLIRASADGLTGCDGITLKRLKIHGIWQTFDNGSNSNNGNYFGSDAHGLAVYGNGSTAASVISNLLVHQCEVYDLKLGTSEALVLNGNISDFVISDSVVRDCNNIGIDFIGFEGTSSVESLDQARNGIISRCEVYNISTQGNPGYRTGATSYSFSAGGIYVDGGRDIVIENNRIYNCNIGCEIASEHDGKRTERVTFRSNFVYNNRDFTGLAMGGFASTGRGITADCKILNNTFWGNDSHGYNGQIHLQWDVVDCVFMNNIVVANPQTGIMIGDPSSGNTRHTGNIYNYNAYYNTGDQSSIWNRNGVGRNFSQWKNDVGGDANSTDDVDPLFVDAENADLHLQDISPLRNAGSMVGIYVGIWDIDGENRVAGSTVDIGADEVSSQLEVPLPEAFILPHDGILSIEVDTFVAYRYQMRTSINPEGTWHDVTDESIWGNGTRQAFDLPIELIGEAPLFFSINASSL
- a CDS encoding PA0069 family radical SAM protein, which translates into the protein MQPSKPTPPRGRGIASNPRNRFEQTEYIPEPDSGIHDPNNKVQTRYFEDHTSDIISRNNSPDIPFSVGVNPYRGCEHGCVYCYARPTHEYLGFSSGLDFETKIMFKPKAPELLRKALGSRRWKPEPIAMSGVTDPYQPVERSLKITRGCLEVICAARQPVALITKNALIQRDIDLLAELAKWQCVVVNISITTLDSRLGRLMEPRTASPRQRLETVSKLRAAEIPVGVMIAPVIPGLNDEEIPSIIESAASAGALWFNTVPIRLPYSVKDVFRDWLQLNFPNKYEKIVSRIKDMRGGKLNDPNLRSRMRGEGIWPEQIKALRLLGLRRAKVVPYKATLTSEHFQPPESNGQMRMNFM